In a single window of the Sphingosinicella microcystinivorans genome:
- a CDS encoding YeiH family protein → MIAAAGEAPRRWLAAGQSLMPGLLAVAIVTLAATYLSDHYGAPAIVFALLLGMALNTLSAEARYTPGIAFSARTLLRISVALLGLRITFQQIGALGWSTAAMVLFAVAGTIGFGWCLARAMKTDSRFGVLSGGAVGICGASAAMAIACAWPRRDSERDTVIVIACITSLSTIAMLAYPALAVAAGLDHQEIGRFLGGSIHDVAQVVGAGFTVSPETGDTATIVKLMRVALLLPVVLLISMGAARFARGDMDGAARVTPLPAFLAVFVILAGANGMGIVPAWMATALGEASRWLLVMSVAALGIKTSARDLIAAGRTAVVMVAAETLFIAVFVLAWIELGG, encoded by the coding sequence GTGATCGCGGCGGCGGGCGAAGCGCCGCGCCGCTGGCTCGCGGCCGGCCAGTCGCTGATGCCCGGCCTCCTCGCCGTCGCGATCGTGACGCTCGCCGCGACCTATCTGTCCGATCATTACGGGGCGCCCGCCATCGTGTTCGCGCTGCTGCTCGGCATGGCGCTCAACACGCTCTCGGCGGAGGCGCGCTACACGCCGGGCATCGCCTTCTCGGCGCGCACGCTGCTCAGGATCAGCGTCGCGCTGCTCGGCCTCAGGATCACCTTCCAGCAGATCGGCGCGCTCGGCTGGTCGACCGCCGCGATGGTGCTGTTCGCCGTTGCCGGGACGATCGGCTTCGGCTGGTGCCTCGCGCGCGCGATGAAGACCGATTCCCGCTTCGGCGTTCTCTCGGGCGGCGCGGTCGGCATCTGCGGCGCGTCGGCGGCGATGGCGATCGCGTGCGCGTGGCCGCGCCGCGACAGCGAGCGCGATACGGTGATCGTCATCGCCTGCATCACCTCGCTCAGCACGATCGCGATGCTCGCCTATCCCGCGCTCGCGGTCGCGGCGGGCCTCGACCATCAGGAGATCGGCCGCTTCCTCGGCGGCTCCATCCACGATGTCGCGCAGGTGGTGGGCGCGGGGTTCACGGTCTCGCCGGAAACCGGGGACACCGCCACGATCGTCAAGCTGATGCGCGTCGCCCTGCTGCTGCCCGTGGTGCTGCTGATCAGCATGGGCGCCGCGCGTTTCGCGCGCGGTGACATGGACGGCGCCGCCCGCGTCACGCCGCTTCCCGCTTTTCTCGCCGTCTTCGTCATCCTCGCGGGTGCGAACGGCATGGGCATCGTTCCGGCATGGATGGCGACTGCGCTCGGCGAGGCGTCGCGCTGGCTGCTGGTGATGTCGGTGGCCGCGCTCGGCATCAAGACCTCGGCGCGCGACCTGATCGCGGCGGGGCGCACGGCGGTCGTGATGGTCGCGGCCGAAACGCTGTTCATCGCGGTCTTCGTGCTCGCGTGGATCGAACTCGGCGGCTAG
- a CDS encoding UxaA family hydrolase: MTLSEKTIWGYRRENGRVGVRNHVAILPLDDISNAACEAVAAHIQGTIALPHAYGRLQFGEDLELHFRTMIGTGSNPNVAACIVIGIEEGWTQKIVDGIAATGKPVAGFWIEGNGDIATVAAASRKAKEFVHWASGQVRVECPLADLWVAAKCGESDTTTGLASCPTVGNMYDKLIPLGLYGCFGETSELTGAEHLAAARAASPEIAGKFMKTWTAYQTDVIEAHKTSDLSDSQPTKGNIAGGLTTIEEKALGNLEKIGKKTKYIDVLEPAEAPAKGAGLYFMDTSSAAAECCTLQAAAGYVVHIFPTGQGNVIGNPIMPVIKVTGNPRTVRLMSEHIDVDVSGIVRRDMTIDQAGDVLIDMIQRTANGRLTAAEALGHREFVMTKLYRSA; this comes from the coding sequence ATGACTCTGTCCGAAAAAACGATCTGGGGCTATCGGCGCGAGAACGGCCGCGTCGGCGTGCGCAACCACGTCGCCATCCTGCCGCTCGACGATATTTCCAACGCCGCCTGCGAAGCGGTCGCCGCGCACATTCAGGGTACGATCGCACTGCCGCACGCCTATGGCCGCCTGCAATTCGGCGAGGATCTCGAGCTGCATTTCCGCACGATGATCGGCACCGGCTCCAATCCCAATGTCGCCGCCTGCATCGTCATCGGCATCGAGGAAGGCTGGACGCAGAAGATCGTCGACGGCATCGCCGCCACCGGGAAGCCGGTCGCCGGTTTCTGGATCGAGGGCAACGGTGATATCGCCACCGTCGCCGCCGCCTCGCGCAAGGCGAAGGAATTCGTGCACTGGGCCTCCGGGCAGGTGCGCGTCGAATGCCCGCTCGCCGATCTCTGGGTCGCGGCGAAATGCGGCGAATCCGATACGACGACCGGCCTCGCCTCGTGTCCCACGGTCGGCAACATGTACGACAAGCTGATCCCGCTCGGGCTCTACGGCTGCTTCGGCGAAACCTCCGAGCTCACCGGCGCCGAGCATCTCGCGGCGGCACGCGCGGCATCGCCCGAGATCGCCGGCAAGTTCATGAAGACATGGACGGCCTACCAGACGGACGTGATCGAGGCGCACAAGACCTCCGACCTTTCGGACAGCCAGCCCACCAAGGGCAATATCGCGGGCGGCCTCACGACGATCGAGGAAAAGGCGCTCGGCAATCTCGAGAAGATCGGCAAGAAGACGAAGTATATCGACGTCCTCGAACCCGCCGAGGCGCCCGCGAAGGGGGCAGGCCTCTACTTCATGGACACCTCGTCCGCGGCGGCCGAATGCTGCACGCTGCAGGCCGCGGCCGGCTATGTCGTCCACATCTTCCCGACCGGGCAGGGCAACGTCATCGGCAATCCGATCATGCCCGTCATCAAGGTGACGGGAAATCCGCGTACCGTCCGGCTGATGAGCGAGCACATCGACGTGGACGTCTCCGGCATCGTGCGCCGCGACATGACGATCGACCAGGCGGGCGACGTGCTCATCGACATGATCCAGCGCACGGCGAACGGCCGGTTGACGGCGGCGGAGGCGCTGGGTCACCGTGAGTTCGTGATGACGAAGCTCTACCGAAGCGCATGA
- a CDS encoding HpcH/HpaI aldolase family protein has translation MEPLNPFKRTLADTAQTPIGTWLMSGAPSTAEALGFCGFDFLVVDMEHVPIGVPGTADILRAISGTPAQPVVRIAWNDQVLVKRVMDAGARTLMVPFVETADEALKAVSYTRYPPEGVRGVAAVHRGSRYGRVPDYLRRANDEVAVIVQLETPGAVSRLAEIAAVPGVDALFVGPGDLSAAMGHLGDIAHGDVQAAIADAARAARAAGKPIGIVGPNPDMVRRFIGYGYTFAAVASDMAMMTGRAAEWQAALRGETPAPTGEAAY, from the coding sequence ATGGAACCGCTCAATCCCTTCAAGCGCACGCTTGCCGACACGGCGCAGACGCCGATCGGCACGTGGCTGATGTCCGGCGCGCCTTCGACCGCGGAGGCGCTCGGCTTCTGCGGATTCGATTTCCTCGTCGTCGACATGGAGCACGTGCCGATCGGCGTGCCCGGGACGGCGGACATATTGCGCGCGATCTCGGGCACGCCGGCGCAGCCGGTCGTCCGCATCGCGTGGAACGATCAGGTTCTGGTGAAGCGCGTGATGGATGCCGGCGCGCGGACGCTGATGGTGCCGTTCGTGGAGACGGCGGACGAAGCGCTGAAAGCGGTTTCGTACACGCGCTATCCGCCGGAGGGCGTGCGCGGCGTCGCCGCGGTTCACCGGGGGTCGCGCTACGGCCGCGTGCCGGACTATCTGCGCCGGGCGAACGACGAGGTGGCGGTGATCGTGCAGCTGGAAACGCCGGGCGCGGTTTCCCGCCTCGCCGAGATCGCGGCCGTGCCGGGCGTCGATGCGCTGTTCGTGGGGCCGGGCGATCTGTCCGCCGCGATGGGCCATCTCGGCGACATCGCGCACGGCGACGTGCAGGCAGCGATCGCGGACGCCGCCAGGGCCGCGCGCGCGGCGGGCAAGCCCATCGGCATCGTGGGGCCGAACCCGGACATGGTGCGGCGCTTCATCGGCTACGGCTACACGTTCGCGGCGGTCGCGTCCGACATGGCGATGATGACCGGCCGCGCCGCCGAATGGCAGGCGGCGCTGCGCGGCGAAACGCCCGCCCCCACCGGCGAGGCCGCATATTGA
- a CDS encoding hydroxyacid dehydrogenase: MSDIVITEFMDEAAVASLAGRDVLYDPTLVDRPDDLLAALADCRALVVRNRTQVRGDLLAAASRLRIVGRLGVGLDNIDVAACAARGVAVRPATGANDLAVAEYVITAALMLLRRAWFASAAVAAGEWPRMALIGQEAEGKTLGLVGFGAIARLTAAKARALGFKVVAHDPLLAADHPAWAGVRRLDLPSLLAASDVVSLHVPLTADTRRMIDAAAIEAMKPGAILVNAARGGVVDEAALVAALREGKLGGAAFDVFETEPLAAADGAAFASVPNLVLTPHIAGVTEESNARVSFVIAEAVAAALDA, from the coding sequence ATGAGCGATATCGTCATCACCGAATTCATGGACGAGGCGGCCGTCGCGTCGCTTGCCGGGCGCGACGTGCTCTATGATCCGACGCTCGTCGATCGGCCTGACGATCTGCTTGCCGCGCTCGCGGATTGCCGTGCGCTCGTCGTCCGCAATCGCACGCAGGTGCGCGGCGATCTTCTGGCTGCCGCGTCGCGCCTCAGGATCGTCGGCCGCCTCGGGGTCGGGCTCGACAACATCGACGTCGCCGCCTGCGCGGCGCGCGGCGTCGCGGTGCGTCCGGCGACGGGCGCCAACGATCTCGCGGTCGCCGAATATGTGATCACCGCCGCGCTGATGCTGCTGCGCCGCGCATGGTTCGCCAGCGCCGCCGTGGCCGCGGGCGAATGGCCGCGCATGGCGCTGATCGGGCAGGAGGCGGAGGGCAAGACGCTCGGCCTCGTCGGCTTCGGCGCCATTGCCCGGCTGACGGCGGCGAAAGCGCGCGCGCTCGGCTTTAAGGTCGTTGCCCATGATCCGCTGCTGGCCGCCGACCATCCCGCATGGGCGGGCGTGAGACGCCTTGATCTACCGTCACTCCTCGCGGCGAGCGATGTCGTCAGCCTGCATGTCCCGCTCACCGCCGACACGCGGCGGATGATCGACGCGGCGGCGATCGAAGCGATGAAGCCGGGCGCGATCCTCGTCAACGCGGCGCGCGGCGGCGTGGTGGACGAGGCCGCGCTCGTGGCCGCGCTGCGCGAGGGGAAACTCGGCGGCGCGGCGTTCGACGTGTTCGAGACGGAGCCGCTCGCCGCGGCGGACGGCGCGGCGTTCGCAAGTGTGCCGAACCTCGTCCTCACGCCGCATATCGCGGGGGTGACGGAGGAGTCGAACGCGCGCGTCAGCTTCGTCATCGCGGAGGCCGTGGCGGCGGCGCTGGACGCGTGA
- a CDS encoding IlvD/Edd family dehydratase: MTEGRPLRSARWFASADMRGFAHRQRTQQMGLRREEFMGRPVIAIVNTWSEMSPCHIHLRDVAEAVKRGVLRAGGYPVELPALSVGEVMVKPSTMLYRNFLAMETEELLRSHPIDGTVLLGGCDKSTPGLLMGAISMDLPTIFCPAGPMASGRWRGVKTGAGTHTKTYWDELRAGTISEDDWVDLESRMTRSIGTCNTMGTASTMTGIVDAMGLTLPGASSIPAIDSGHKRMASLAGERIVAMVDEDLRPSRILTRASFLNGAVAYMALGGSTNAAIHMIAMAGRAGVALTLDDLAAVSARIPVCANLFPSGNALMEDFFFAGGLPALLAKLAGELDLSAITVTGRTLGEAIEGAPCYDDDVIRRPDTPVVPLSRGRTLALLKGNLCPDGAVMKSSAADPRLLKHTGRAIVFDSNADMLARIDDPALDVDADSVLILRGGGPVGAPGMPEWGNLPIPKKLLAAGVRDMVRISDTRMSGTHYGACIVHAAPEAAVGGPLALVRTGDMIRLDADAGTLDMLVAEDEIARRRAAWTPPPSPYERSYAALYRAHVMQAPQGCDFDFLAGTAPTPEPPIF, encoded by the coding sequence ATGACCGAGGGGAGACCGCTTCGCAGCGCGCGCTGGTTCGCATCGGCGGACATGCGCGGCTTCGCGCACCGGCAGCGCACGCAGCAGATGGGATTACGGCGCGAGGAGTTCATGGGGCGGCCGGTCATCGCCATCGTGAACACGTGGAGCGAGATGAGCCCGTGCCACATCCACCTGCGCGACGTCGCCGAAGCCGTGAAGCGCGGCGTGCTGCGCGCCGGCGGCTATCCGGTCGAGCTTCCCGCGCTCTCCGTGGGCGAGGTGATGGTGAAACCGTCCACCATGCTTTACCGCAACTTCCTCGCCATGGAGACGGAGGAACTGCTCCGTTCCCACCCGATCGACGGGACGGTGCTGCTCGGCGGCTGCGACAAGTCCACGCCCGGCCTGCTGATGGGCGCGATCAGCATGGACCTGCCGACGATCTTCTGCCCGGCGGGACCGATGGCGAGCGGGCGCTGGCGCGGCGTGAAGACGGGCGCGGGCACGCACACGAAGACATACTGGGACGAGCTTCGCGCGGGCACGATCAGCGAGGACGACTGGGTCGATCTCGAATCGCGGATGACGCGCTCGATCGGCACCTGCAACACGATGGGCACAGCCTCCACGATGACCGGGATCGTCGATGCGATGGGGCTGACCCTGCCCGGCGCGTCGAGCATTCCGGCGATCGATTCCGGGCACAAGCGCATGGCGTCGCTGGCGGGCGAGCGGATCGTCGCCATGGTGGACGAGGACCTGCGCCCGTCGCGCATCCTGACACGCGCATCGTTCCTGAACGGGGCGGTCGCCTACATGGCGCTCGGCGGATCGACCAACGCGGCGATCCACATGATCGCCATGGCCGGGCGCGCGGGCGTGGCGCTGACACTCGACGATCTCGCCGCGGTTTCGGCGCGGATTCCCGTGTGCGCGAACCTGTTTCCGTCGGGCAATGCGCTGATGGAGGATTTCTTCTTCGCAGGCGGGCTTCCGGCGCTGCTCGCGAAGCTGGCCGGGGAACTCGACCTCTCCGCCATCACCGTCACCGGCCGCACGCTCGGCGAGGCCATCGAAGGCGCCCCCTGCTACGACGACGATGTGATCCGGAGGCCGGACACCCCCGTGGTGCCGCTCTCGCGCGGGCGCACGCTGGCGCTGCTGAAGGGAAACCTGTGCCCGGACGGCGCGGTGATGAAATCGAGCGCCGCCGACCCGCGCCTGTTGAAGCACACGGGCCGCGCCATCGTGTTCGATTCGAATGCGGACATGCTGGCGCGCATCGACGATCCGGCGCTGGACGTGGATGCGGACAGCGTGCTGATCCTGCGCGGCGGCGGGCCGGTTGGCGCACCCGGGATGCCGGAGTGGGGCAACCTGCCGATTCCGAAGAAACTGCTCGCCGCGGGCGTGCGCGACATGGTGCGGATTTCCGACACGCGCATGTCCGGCACGCATTACGGCGCCTGCATCGTCCATGCCGCGCCGGAGGCCGCCGTGGGCGGACCGCTCGCGCTGGTGCGGACGGGCGACATGATCCGGCTCGACGCCGACGCGGGCACGCTCGACATGCTGGTGGCGGAGGACGAGATCGCGCGCCGCCGCGCGGCATGGACGCCGCCGCCCTCCCCCTACGAACGCTCCTACGCCGCGCTCTACCGCGCGCACGTGATGCAGGCGCCGCAGGGCTGCGATTTCGATTTCCTCGCCGGGACCGCACCGACGCCGGAACCGCCGATCTTCTGA
- a CDS encoding iron-containing alcohol dehydrogenase — MTVAGIALPRILRIGGGASQQLAEVLGALGVSRPLVVTDAFLAGQGMVERLLDGLRAAGIAARVFTETVPDPTVASIEAGLAFLKEGDHDCVVGFGGGSPLDSAKAIAMLAVHGGAMADYKVPHVQDALGLPVIAIPTTAGTGSEATRFTIVTDGETDEKMLCAGLAYLPVAALVDYELTLGKPRRLTADTGIDLLTHAIEAYVSRKANPFSDGMALSAMRLLAPNIRRVCADPGDRPAREAMMLGAMQGGIAFSNSSVALVHGMSRPIGAHFHVPHGLSNAMLLPAVTAWTAPAAMTRYADCARAMGVAEDGEGDQSAVARLLGELSALNRDLDVPSPAAWGIDAARWNDLVPLMCTQALASGSPANNPRVPGEAEMAVLYARAWEGSA; from the coding sequence TTGACGGTTGCCGGCATCGCGCTTCCCCGCATTCTCAGGATCGGCGGCGGCGCCTCGCAGCAGCTTGCCGAGGTGCTGGGCGCGCTCGGCGTCTCGCGGCCGCTCGTCGTCACCGATGCGTTTCTGGCCGGGCAGGGCATGGTCGAGCGGCTGCTGGACGGGCTGCGCGCGGCGGGGATCGCCGCGCGCGTGTTCACGGAAACGGTGCCGGACCCGACCGTCGCCTCGATCGAGGCGGGTCTCGCCTTCCTGAAGGAGGGCGACCACGACTGCGTCGTCGGCTTCGGCGGCGGCAGCCCGCTCGACAGCGCCAAGGCGATCGCCATGCTCGCCGTCCACGGCGGCGCGATGGCCGACTACAAGGTGCCGCACGTGCAGGATGCGCTGGGTCTGCCGGTGATCGCGATCCCGACGACAGCGGGCACGGGCTCCGAGGCGACGCGCTTCACGATCGTCACCGATGGCGAAACCGACGAGAAGATGCTCTGCGCGGGCCTTGCCTATCTGCCGGTCGCGGCGCTCGTCGATTATGAACTCACGCTCGGCAAGCCGCGGCGGCTCACCGCCGACACGGGCATCGATCTGCTCACCCACGCGATCGAGGCCTATGTGTCGCGCAAGGCCAATCCGTTCAGCGACGGCATGGCGCTGTCGGCGATGCGCCTGCTCGCGCCCAACATCCGCCGCGTCTGCGCCGATCCCGGCGACCGCCCGGCGCGCGAGGCGATGATGCTCGGCGCGATGCAGGGCGGCATCGCCTTCTCGAACAGCTCGGTCGCGCTCGTCCACGGCATGAGCCGCCCGATCGGCGCGCATTTCCACGTGCCGCACGGGCTTTCGAACGCCATGCTGCTGCCCGCCGTCACGGCATGGACGGCGCCCGCCGCCATGACCCGTTACGCCGATTGCGCGCGGGCGATGGGCGTTGCGGAGGACGGGGAGGGGGACCAGTCGGCGGTCGCGCGCCTGCTCGGGGAACTGTCCGCGCTCAACCGCGATCTCGACGTGCCGTCACCGGCCGCATGGGGCATCGACGCAGCGCGCTGGAACGATCTCGTGCCCTTGATGTGTACGCAGGCGCTGGCCTCGGGTTCCCCCGCGAACAATCCCCGCGTGCCCGGCGAGGCGGAGATGGCGGTGCTTTATGCGCGGGCTTGGGAAGGCTCGGCCTGA
- a CDS encoding Ldh family oxidoreductase has translation MSGKRIEVREARRLAEAALVAAGASSESAAVTARALVAAEVDGQPGHGLSRVASYALQLRAGKVDGKAHPVVTATAPAALGIDARNGFAYPAIELAIARLVPMARASGIAAAGIRGSHHFGQAGRHVERLADEGLIAIACANSPRAMAFHGGRRPMLGTNPIAFAAPVAGRPPLVVDMALSAGARARIIAAKTSGQPIPPGWAVDAYGQPTTDAAAALDGALLPVGGAKGSALALMVEILVGALAGGAYGWEASSLFDGNGGPPRLGHLLIAISPEAFGHTGFAARMDALLAAVAGEAPARLPGDKRLEGRMRAATAGIEIPASLYAELCELSGTTAAA, from the coding sequence ATGAGCGGCAAGCGTATCGAGGTCCGGGAGGCGCGGCGGCTCGCCGAGGCCGCGCTGGTCGCCGCCGGGGCGTCCTCCGAAAGCGCTGCGGTCACGGCGCGGGCGCTCGTCGCCGCGGAGGTCGACGGCCAGCCCGGTCATGGCCTCTCGCGTGTGGCGAGCTATGCGCTGCAGCTGCGCGCGGGCAAGGTCGACGGCAAGGCGCATCCGGTCGTCACCGCGACCGCGCCCGCCGCGCTCGGCATCGACGCGCGGAACGGCTTCGCTTATCCCGCGATCGAGCTTGCCATCGCCCGGCTCGTGCCGATGGCGCGGGCGTCGGGCATCGCGGCGGCGGGCATCCGGGGCTCGCATCATTTCGGGCAGGCCGGGCGCCACGTCGAGCGGTTGGCCGACGAAGGGCTGATCGCCATCGCCTGCGCCAACTCGCCGCGCGCCATGGCCTTCCACGGCGGCCGCAGGCCCATGCTCGGCACCAACCCCATCGCCTTTGCCGCGCCGGTCGCGGGCCGCCCGCCGCTCGTCGTCGACATGGCGCTTTCGGCGGGCGCCCGCGCGCGCATCATCGCGGCGAAGACGTCGGGCCAGCCGATCCCGCCGGGTTGGGCGGTCGATGCCTACGGGCAGCCGACGACCGATGCGGCGGCGGCGCTCGATGGCGCCCTGCTCCCTGTCGGCGGCGCGAAGGGCAGCGCGCTCGCGCTGATGGTCGAGATTCTGGTGGGCGCGCTTGCGGGCGGGGCCTACGGGTGGGAGGCGAGTTCGCTGTTCGACGGCAACGGCGGTCCGCCGCGGCTGGGGCATCTGCTGATCGCGATCTCGCCGGAGGCGTTCGGCCACACGGGCTTCGCCGCGCGTATGGATGCGCTGCTGGCGGCGGTGGCGGGCGAAGCGCCCGCGCGGCTTCCCGGCGACAAGCGGCTGGAGGGACGGATGCGTGCCGCGACGGCGGGGATCGAAATCCCGGCGTCCCTCTATGCCGAGCTTTGCGAGCTCTCGGGCACGACGGCGGCGGCATGA
- a CDS encoding spinster family MFS transporter — MNDANTAAPAVTPGYRRYALSVLLVIYILNFLDRQIIAILAEPIKHDLGLADWQLGVMTGLAFALFYTVLGIPIARLAERGNRPLIIACAVGAWSGFTVLCGFAQNFVQLVLARVGVGVGEAGCTPPAHSLITDYTPHEKRASALAFYALGTPIGGLIGMAMGGLIADAWGWRAAFLVAGAPGVLMAIVAATTLTEPRKKLAADLAAKRAAGPSFSEAMAEIRSKRAFWLIAFGAAIKAFIGYGAAAFLAPFFFRNHAAELETIATGFGLGVAGFLGLALGLVLGVTGAIGTWLGGQLADHYGARDLRHYVGIPAISTLMGIPFYIVGLSVDSAVLALVLLAFPPALNTLWYGPGYAAVQGLVRPQTRATATAVLLFVINLIGLGLGPLGVGAISDFISGPLGLGAAEGVRWSLMIFTLFGAVASGLFWLARRTIREEMVS, encoded by the coding sequence ATGAACGACGCCAACACCGCAGCGCCCGCCGTCACCCCCGGCTATCGGCGCTATGCGCTGTCGGTGCTGCTCGTCATCTATATCCTGAATTTCCTCGACCGGCAGATCATCGCCATTCTCGCCGAGCCGATAAAGCACGATCTCGGCCTTGCCGACTGGCAGCTCGGCGTGATGACCGGCCTTGCCTTCGCGCTGTTCTACACGGTGCTCGGCATCCCGATCGCGCGGCTCGCCGAGCGCGGCAACCGGCCGCTCATCATTGCCTGTGCGGTCGGGGCGTGGAGCGGTTTCACCGTACTCTGCGGTTTCGCGCAGAACTTCGTGCAGCTCGTGCTGGCGCGTGTCGGCGTCGGCGTCGGGGAGGCGGGCTGCACGCCGCCCGCGCATTCGCTGATCACCGATTACACGCCGCACGAGAAGCGCGCCTCGGCGCTCGCCTTCTATGCGCTCGGCACACCGATCGGCGGCCTCATCGGCATGGCGATGGGCGGGCTCATCGCCGATGCGTGGGGCTGGCGCGCGGCCTTTCTGGTCGCGGGCGCGCCCGGCGTCCTGATGGCGATCGTTGCGGCGACGACGCTCACGGAGCCGCGAAAGAAGCTCGCCGCCGATCTCGCCGCAAAGCGCGCGGCGGGACCGAGTTTTTCCGAGGCTATGGCGGAGATCCGCAGCAAGCGCGCCTTCTGGCTGATCGCGTTCGGCGCGGCGATCAAGGCGTTCATCGGCTACGGCGCGGCGGCGTTCCTCGCGCCGTTCTTCTTTCGGAACCACGCGGCGGAACTGGAAACCATCGCCACGGGATTCGGCCTCGGCGTCGCCGGGTTCCTCGGCCTCGCGCTCGGCCTCGTGCTCGGCGTCACGGGCGCGATCGGCACGTGGCTCGGCGGCCAGCTCGCGGACCATTACGGCGCGCGCGATCTTCGCCACTATGTCGGCATACCGGCGATCTCGACGCTGATGGGGATTCCCTTCTACATCGTCGGCCTCTCGGTCGATTCCGCCGTGCTTGCGCTCGTGCTGCTCGCGTTTCCGCCGGCGCTCAACACGCTCTGGTACGGGCCGGGCTATGCTGCCGTGCAAGGGCTCGTGCGGCCGCAGACGCGCGCGACGGCGACCGCGGTGCTGCTGTTCGTCATCAATCTCATTGGGCTCGGCCTCGGCCCGCTCGGCGTCGGCGCGATCAGCGATTTCATCAGCGGGCCTCTTGGCCTCGGCGCGGCGGAAGGGGTACGCTGGTCGCTGATGATATTCACGTTGTTCGGCGCGGTGGCTTCCGGCCTGTTCTGGCTGGCCCGGCGCACGATCCGGGAGGAGATGGTCAGTTGA
- a CDS encoding UxaA family hydrolase, translated as MGAPHLLVHHKKDNVGVVVVEGLTAGTDMLCVVTEDNSDFRAAAKQDVPIGHKIALADLDVGDTVIKYGEDIGRIVAPVAKGEHVHTHNLKTKRW; from the coding sequence ATGGGTGCGCCCCACCTGCTTGTGCATCACAAAAAGGATAATGTCGGCGTGGTCGTCGTCGAAGGGCTGACGGCGGGGACCGACATGCTGTGCGTCGTCACGGAGGACAACAGCGATTTCAGGGCGGCGGCGAAGCAGGACGTGCCGATCGGCCACAAGATCGCGCTCGCCGATCTCGATGTCGGCGACACGGTCATCAAGTACGGTGAGGATATCGGCCGCATCGTTGCGCCGGTCGCGAAGGGCGAGCACGTCCACACGCACAACCTCAAGACGAAGCGCTGGTAG
- a CDS encoding aldose 1-epimerase: MSVIALRAGAWAATVVPGAGGAIASLRRGSAPVLRETPDDAVLSGDVRRMACYAMLPYANRIADAAFEFGGRRWQLRRNFGDHPHSLHGVGWQRAWQVEAASPTRVRLALRHAGDADWPFPFRAVQEIALEDGLSIRIALTNTDAVAAPAGFGFHPFFPRAPASRADFNAARGWRNGPDMLPARGDLAPVYAVGVDNDFEGWDGIVRIGDTVLRADPVFRWLRLFAPEDRPFIAAEPVTHAANAINRSDTGMTVLAPGETLAGEMRIGIA; encoded by the coding sequence TTGAGCGTCATCGCCCTTCGGGCCGGCGCGTGGGCGGCGACGGTCGTGCCGGGCGCGGGCGGCGCGATTGCATCGCTGCGCCGCGGCAGCGCCCCCGTGCTGCGCGAGACGCCGGACGATGCGGTGCTGAGCGGCGACGTGCGCCGCATGGCCTGCTACGCGATGCTTCCCTACGCCAACCGCATTGCCGATGCGGCCTTCGAATTCGGCGGTCGGCGCTGGCAGCTCAGGCGCAACTTCGGCGACCATCCGCATTCGCTCCACGGTGTCGGCTGGCAGCGCGCGTGGCAGGTGGAAGCGGCATCGCCGACGCGCGTCAGGCTCGCGCTTCGGCACGCGGGCGACGCGGACTGGCCGTTCCCGTTCCGCGCCGTTCAGGAGATCGCGCTGGAAGACGGGCTTTCCATCCGCATCGCGCTGACCAATACGGACGCAGTTGCCGCGCCCGCCGGGTTCGGCTTCCATCCGTTCTTTCCGCGCGCACCCGCAAGCCGTGCCGATTTCAACGCCGCGAGAGGCTGGCGGAACGGACCGGACATGTTGCCGGCGCGCGGCGATCTCGCGCCCGTCTACGCCGTCGGTGTCGACAATGATTTCGAAGGGTGGGACGGGATTGTCCGCATCGGCGATACGGTGCTGCGCGCCGATCCGGTGTTCCGCTGGTTGCGCCTGTTCGCACCCGAAGACCGTCCCTTCATCGCGGCGGAGCCGGTGACACACGCCGCCAACGCCATCAACCGCAGCGATACGGGAATGACGGTGCTCGCGCCCGGCGAAACGCTCGCGGGAGAAATGAGGATCGGAATCGCATGA